The Arthrobacter alpinus genome contains a region encoding:
- a CDS encoding IS110 family transposase: MIKNHEDIDIFIGVDVGKSDHHAVAIDRTGKKLLDRALPQDETKLRTIIKAVAGKGSVLLVVDQPSTIGALPVAVAQAEGIMVGYIPGLAMRRIADLHPGEAKTDARDAAIIAEAARSLPHTLRSIVVADEQAAELSMLCGFDDDLAKQATATSNRIRGLLTQIHPALERVIGKHLDHPAMAELLIKYPSPDRLRKAGLSRVTTLLTKHAPRAGKGWATEIFTALDQQTVVVAGTGAAGVVLPQLAAMLKQLRTARDELLAQVESLVEAHPLHLVLTSIPAVGVRTEARIITEVAGKEFKTAGHLASYAGLAPVTWRSGTSIRGDHPSKKGNKSLKRVFFLSAFAALKDPLSRAYYDRKRSEGKRHNQALIALARRRCDVLFAMLRDGTFYEAPTPKTT, encoded by the coding sequence TTGATCAAGAACCACGAGGACATCGATATATTCATCGGTGTTGACGTCGGCAAGAGCGATCACCACGCGGTCGCTATCGACCGTACGGGTAAAAAACTTCTCGACCGGGCACTGCCTCAGGACGAGACTAAACTCCGCACCATTATCAAGGCAGTGGCAGGCAAAGGCTCCGTGTTGTTGGTCGTTGATCAGCCCTCGACCATTGGTGCCTTGCCGGTGGCCGTGGCCCAGGCTGAGGGCATCATGGTCGGCTATATTCCCGGGCTAGCGATGCGCCGCATAGCTGACCTGCACCCGGGCGAGGCCAAGACTGACGCCCGCGACGCGGCCATCATTGCTGAAGCAGCAAGATCCCTGCCGCACACCCTTCGTTCCATCGTGGTCGCTGACGAGCAAGCCGCAGAGCTGTCGATGTTGTGCGGTTTCGATGACGACCTAGCAAAGCAGGCCACCGCCACCTCGAACCGGATCCGAGGGTTGTTAACTCAGATCCACCCAGCCCTAGAACGGGTCATCGGAAAGCACCTGGATCACCCGGCCATGGCCGAATTACTGATCAAGTACCCGTCCCCGGACAGGCTCCGCAAAGCCGGCTTGAGCCGTGTCACGACCCTGCTGACAAAACATGCGCCGCGGGCCGGGAAAGGTTGGGCTACCGAGATCTTCACCGCCCTAGATCAGCAGACCGTGGTCGTTGCTGGCACCGGGGCGGCAGGAGTCGTCCTGCCCCAACTCGCGGCCATGCTCAAGCAGCTGCGCACAGCCCGCGATGAGCTCCTTGCCCAGGTTGAATCCCTCGTGGAGGCCCACCCTCTTCACCTCGTCCTGACTTCCATACCAGCGGTCGGGGTCAGGACGGAAGCCCGCATCATCACCGAGGTCGCGGGAAAAGAATTCAAGACCGCCGGGCACCTCGCTTCCTACGCCGGCCTGGCCCCGGTGACGTGGCGCTCCGGGACCTCGATCCGCGGAGATCACCCCTCCAAGAAGGGCAACAAGTCCCTCAAACGGGTATTCTTCCTCTCCGCGTTCGCGGCACTGAAAGACCCGCTCTCACGGGCCTACTACGACCGAAAACGCTCCGAGGGTAAACGACACAACCAAGCGCTGATCGCCCTCGCCCGGCGACGCTGCGACGTACTCTTCGCGATGCTCCGCGACGGCACCTTCTACGAAGCACCAACCCCGAAAACAACCTGA
- a CDS encoding cation transporter — MLSSLWTSVAIAAVALLLGIVSGTRIILFDGAYIGVGLILTWISLGAASASSAGPSTRFPFGRAALTPLVVLLQGLAIAGTLLFAAADAVVIIRDGGSPVSPMIIGIYGASTAAAGFLVARWVRRQAPSSDLVSAEVSQWRAGAALSVMMMVGAAAAAILQTAGLNLVALYIDPILVLVASAIVAIIPLRMITTGLNELLEGAPPQEITVAVAQAVESVRRRFVLPLPLIRTGKVGRKLYVEVDFIVPGSDWSVGDEDSVRRGVITALEPLGLDIWAVVSLTADPSLTE; from the coding sequence TTGCTTTCTTCATTGTGGACCTCTGTTGCAATAGCAGCTGTAGCGCTCCTCTTGGGAATCGTCTCCGGCACCAGAATCATACTCTTTGACGGCGCTTACATAGGAGTCGGGCTTATCCTCACATGGATTTCCTTGGGGGCAGCCTCGGCCTCATCTGCCGGGCCAAGCACCCGTTTTCCATTTGGCCGCGCCGCTCTCACTCCTCTGGTGGTTCTACTTCAAGGGCTTGCGATTGCGGGGACCTTGTTGTTCGCGGCCGCGGACGCCGTGGTCATTATCCGCGACGGCGGGTCGCCAGTCAGTCCGATGATAATCGGCATCTACGGGGCCTCCACCGCTGCCGCGGGATTTCTAGTTGCCCGATGGGTACGTCGCCAAGCTCCGTCCTCGGACCTCGTTTCAGCTGAAGTGTCCCAATGGCGGGCAGGGGCCGCTCTCAGCGTCATGATGATGGTCGGTGCCGCAGCGGCCGCAATCCTCCAGACAGCTGGCTTGAACCTAGTGGCACTCTACATCGATCCCATTCTTGTCTTGGTCGCCTCGGCAATCGTCGCAATCATCCCCCTTCGAATGATCACGACAGGCCTGAACGAGTTGCTCGAGGGAGCCCCGCCACAGGAAATCACTGTCGCTGTAGCCCAAGCGGTGGAGTCTGTCCGCAGGAGATTTGTTCTACCGCTGCCACTAATTCGCACCGGGAAAGTTGGCCGAAAACTCTATGTGGAGGTTGACTTCATCGTGCCGGGGTCCGATTGGAGTGTTGGCGATGAAGACTCCGTTCGACGGGGAGTGATTACCGCACTCGAGCCCTTGGGGCTTGACATCTGGGCGGTTGTCTCTCTGACTGCCGATCCGAGCCTGACCGAATGA
- a CDS encoding helicase associated domain-containing protein produces MTTLINLPLKTATVRDLVWDEMFLLLEDYRDVHGTVEVKNTLIFRGMSLGRWVKTQRESQAKGKLPADRAARLADLGMEWMPHHQSLWAKRYDLLLLYRDQHGNVEVPQSFVTDGVPLGVWVGKQRMKYRRGQLSPERVASLEKAGISWENQKRSWKDAFSILESYREEYGHVNAPDGCTYQGLHLGTWLQTQRRAYRVGTISSERIVALENLGVVWSLNDASWEHHFALVTTYKEKHKTANVPTRFIEGDVKLGTWIKNQRIAFKKGTLLPERQARLESLGVRL; encoded by the coding sequence ATGACTACTCTGATTAATCTCCCACTGAAGACCGCTACCGTCCGTGATCTGGTGTGGGATGAAATGTTCTTGCTCTTAGAGGACTATCGAGATGTTCATGGGACTGTGGAGGTGAAGAACACCCTCATTTTTCGTGGCATGAGTCTTGGTCGGTGGGTTAAAACCCAACGAGAATCTCAAGCAAAAGGAAAGCTGCCCGCGGATCGTGCCGCGCGGCTGGCTGACCTTGGCATGGAGTGGATGCCTCATCATCAAAGCCTGTGGGCGAAGCGATACGATCTGTTGCTGCTCTATCGGGATCAGCACGGCAATGTAGAGGTGCCCCAGTCTTTTGTGACCGATGGTGTCCCGTTGGGTGTCTGGGTAGGCAAACAACGGATGAAGTACAGGCGTGGACAGCTGAGCCCCGAACGGGTGGCGTCGTTAGAGAAGGCTGGAATCTCATGGGAGAACCAGAAACGATCATGGAAGGACGCCTTCTCGATATTAGAATCCTACCGAGAAGAGTATGGCCACGTGAATGCTCCAGATGGATGCACCTACCAAGGCCTTCACCTTGGGACCTGGTTGCAGACCCAGCGCAGGGCGTACCGCGTGGGTACCATCAGCTCCGAGCGCATTGTGGCCTTGGAAAACCTCGGCGTGGTGTGGAGCCTCAACGATGCCAGCTGGGAACACCACTTTGCTCTAGTCACTACGTACAAGGAGAAGCACAAGACAGCGAATGTCCCTACACGATTTATCGAGGGTGACGTGAAGCTAGGTACCTGGATCAAGAACCAACGCATCGCGTTCAAAAAAGGAACCTTACTCCCTGAACGGCAGGCACGTCTGGAATCATTAGGAGTCCGCCTCTAG
- a CDS encoding ParA family protein: MTPTVTAIGNRKGGVGKTSVTLGLAMGLALIGRRVLVVDLDPQSNATTALEAEGEFDIFDVLYGGEAGTLGQAIVSTSWAGVDAVSGSESLSRIESEVLMTPELRLKTAAWNAPELDEYDHILIDLPPALGRLTLNGLIWADRALIVTEPTAFAVKGVTEFMDTVKKVQSLPHLNPALEFAGIVINKTSSPLTGEHAYQIGELQGEYGDDVAMPLLPHRTAMQDSVSSRVPLTKLSSRGAAALTEKFVEHARRLDGVKK; this comes from the coding sequence ATGACACCGACAGTGACAGCAATAGGCAATCGAAAAGGTGGCGTCGGAAAGACATCTGTCACCCTGGGACTGGCAATGGGTCTAGCGCTAATCGGGAGACGAGTCCTGGTTGTAGATCTTGATCCGCAATCCAACGCAACCACGGCGCTGGAAGCAGAGGGGGAGTTTGACATATTCGACGTCCTTTACGGCGGTGAAGCGGGAACTCTCGGCCAAGCCATAGTCTCAACATCCTGGGCAGGGGTTGATGCCGTATCGGGATCAGAATCCCTTTCACGGATTGAATCTGAAGTCCTTATGACACCCGAGCTCCGACTTAAAACTGCGGCATGGAACGCCCCGGAACTCGATGAATATGACCACATCCTTATTGATTTGCCGCCCGCTCTTGGTCGTCTGACACTGAATGGTCTGATCTGGGCCGATAGGGCCCTTATTGTCACTGAACCGACCGCCTTTGCAGTCAAAGGGGTTACCGAGTTCATGGACACGGTCAAAAAGGTTCAGTCGTTGCCGCACCTCAACCCAGCGTTGGAGTTCGCAGGGATAGTCATCAACAAAACAAGCTCACCCCTGACGGGTGAGCATGCGTACCAAATTGGTGAACTGCAAGGTGAGTACGGCGACGATGTGGCTATGCCGCTTTTGCCCCACCGAACGGCGATGCAAGATTCGGTTAGCTCGAGAGTTCCGCTTACCAAGTTGTCCAGTCGAGGCGCAGCCGCACTCACAGAAAAGTTTGTAGAACATGCCCGCCGATTGGATGGAGTGAAAAAATGA
- a CDS encoding LppX_LprAFG lipoprotein, whose translation MAAAEAGAPKDAASLAITVQEATKKLTTLTFTSEMSVAGQVISGSGQQKMSGGKVETAKISQKMGDMGQIDMIIVDGKVFIKLPAAMLLGTAEQPWVEVDEASSNPAIAAMWTSLKPTLESSPVDTYSDFIQATSSVTLVGPETVDGVKTNHYKVDVDPSKLPADSQEKAQLEAAGLTSIPTEMWIDESGRPVKLTQKMDVQGQGLSTTMTFSDYGSPVYITAPPAGEISPS comes from the coding sequence ATGGCAGCGGCTGAAGCTGGGGCCCCTAAGGACGCCGCTAGCCTGGCAATAACCGTTCAAGAGGCAACGAAAAAACTGACAACACTCACCTTCACCTCAGAGATGTCGGTTGCCGGCCAGGTCATTTCCGGAAGCGGTCAACAGAAGATGTCCGGCGGCAAGGTTGAAACAGCAAAGATCAGCCAGAAAATGGGTGACATGGGACAGATCGACATGATCATCGTGGACGGCAAGGTCTTCATCAAGCTCCCGGCGGCCATGCTGCTCGGCACTGCGGAGCAGCCCTGGGTTGAGGTCGATGAAGCGAGCAGCAACCCGGCCATCGCCGCGATGTGGACGAGCCTGAAGCCGACCTTGGAGTCGTCGCCCGTCGACACGTACTCGGATTTCATCCAGGCCACGTCATCGGTCACCCTTGTTGGTCCCGAGACAGTGGACGGCGTAAAGACAAACCACTACAAGGTGGATGTTGACCCGAGCAAGTTGCCCGCCGACAGCCAGGAGAAGGCTCAGCTCGAAGCTGCCGGGCTCACTTCCATTCCCACCGAAATGTGGATTGATGAGTCCGGACGCCCGGTCAAGCTCACCCAGAAGATGGACGTTCAGGGTCAGGGACTTTCAACGACCATGACGTTCAGCGACTACGGCTCACCAGTGTATATCACGGCGCCGCCAGCGGGAGAAATCAGCCCCAGCTAG